The genomic window CAGTACTACATTCTTTTTCAACTGCAACcgtttgtaaattataaactgGGTTTGAGTATTGAAATTGTACAAATGATCTGTAAAacgaatttcataaaattagttcCATTTAGTTAGATTCTACTCTTAGGGCGGTATCTAGCTCAAAAAGATCATTGACACGTTAAACTTATCAAATGTTGAGATtcctttaacaaaaaatttttctagtctgttgataataaatttagattttttgaatGCATTAAAACAACAATTCTGAGCTAGTTTTATATACTTACCCTGGTGAAAAGCTTCCTGCGTAACGCCGTTTATGATAATAGTAAAAACCACATACTCCCATGGCTAATATCGCGAATGTGATAATAACTCCAGTAACCACTGGTGAATGCCCTTTCAAACTACTTTGATGTGAAATTTGTGTATGAATAATCTCATCATGATCATCGTGTACTTCCCAGCTACTTCCGGTTctctgtaataaataattaaagttacaTGTAAACATTACGTTTTGCAGTGCtatgcatttaaattaattgagtaGGATTTTCAAACTGGTGCCTAATAGAACTTAAGATTATACAATAATTAGTGCAAAGTATGTTATTTGGAGGGTACTCTTTAGGtcgaaataatgtttaaatttgtttatttcttaaCTTAGGCATGCAAATATGCGAgtttataccaaaatatttttaacaatacagcagaatattttgtttataattttttttggaaatagaCATTTTGCATGGTATTTTCTACGGACTACTTGCTAACCAtcctattgtaaaataaatattgcttaAAAATTCCATCGGATTTCtctaaagaaatttaattaattcaatattgaTTAACAAGAGTTCTAGGAGACCacgtattatttcaaaataatttaaaaaatcaattcaaacgGCATTCACGCCTTTGAAGGTGGAATTTGCTAAATAGTTTGCATAGACGTACGTAGGTCGATCAATTCAGTCCCTTTGGgtctatttaaaaacaaaagaagcaTGTTATGGTCCCTACACCAAACTGGAAAATAGCCAATAATCGAGAATGTTTTGAACGAGATTCAGTTTTTTTCTATGTGAACGATTCTTTGAACGGCCTTGAATGTTGGTCAATTCTGACTTATACTTGTATGCTTTGTGAATCCTTCTCTAATATCTtttaaccaatatttttaaatgaaaaaatagatTCAAATGACGTATTTAATTTGTTATGAAACATACCGTCGATGGATCGCACATTTCATTTTCTTGTATAACATTTCCATTTTCGCACACACATTTGATGCCTACTTCACTTTGAATACATAAATAAGAACAATTATGGCCCACACAAACATTTGGTAAGTTAAATTGTCGACTATCTTGTGCAATCACAAAATGATTGATTGTATTACGGTGTAGGCGGATATCTTCACATTGTAGATTTccatataatttacattttttcagAATACCATTTGGTGTCATAAAGAATAAATGatcttcaaataaatttaacccATATGGATGAAGATTTGATGAATGTGTGATATTGCTAGCAGACCATACTAATTCTCGTGCTGAACCATCATAATTTATTCTTTCAATTTTACTAGTACTTTGATCCACATAATATACCTTCTTTTTGTATATATCATATGTAATGCCTAAAAACGATTaaatatttggattaaaaatttcaatattattgcGCAAAAACCGATTAAAGACATCCAGTGCCTCAGCTCGGAAAACGAATTCAGACCCTGATCTGGGTGGCATATATAACTTGTTGAAATTCTTTCTAACAACAATTCTAGCCTCTCCCAATAATTGTTAGGTATTCAcatttatttcaagaaataacgatttgatttttttggctcTTATATTGTATCTGATCATCATTTATGTCaacgattaaaaatacataactaAAACAAAGTGTATTCTATGTAGATCAGATTTCCGACCTTTTATAAAGCAACAAAGTGAACGAGAATGAAAATTAACTGAGTATGTCAGGATTGCTTAAAATAATTCCATAAATTAACGACTTAATTTTTGGGCTACTACTTCCGAAGGGCAAGAGATTTAGTGAACCATTCAAGATTAAGAtatctttttgataaaatttggcgCTTTAGAGATTTAGACCATTGCATTGAAAACAATGAGATTGGGGATCCTGGCCCGATGCtctatctaataataataataataatgaggtttaacctccgtttttcagacattcatctataacagaggccacccacatcattatttttaatctttatttattttttaactacacCCGAATATACAATtcaatttatgatgtgggtggaatgggttaattcgttcttatccaaacgATGACAGTGTGACCAATTTACCGCCTCATtcattataattgatcagattGCTGCTGCCTGTAGTCAAACGGTTAAAGGCGATTGCGCCTTTAGCTGCTCAGCCACCGAGCCGGTACAATATTTGAATATGATTGAACCggaaatataattttcgattCATCTGAATAGGAAAACAATGAGATATTATTGGTGATCTAGATTAATGATGAGCATCTTTTAAGTCttgaccaaaataatttttgaatttattatactaaattCTGTTTAGGAATACTTATTCGGGACTAGCATTTATGTATAGgtattgaattaatattataaactttatatacctgtaatgaattccaaatttttatgtGCTAATTCCTGAGTGTGAGTTCCATCTAAATTGACCTTATAAAGTACTGATTTTGGTGTATTATATAGCCACCAGAAAGTGGttgcataaaatatatatttattaacagcATCGATTGCTAAGGCTGATACGGTTTCAGTATCGAGTGTAATAAGTTTTGCACATTTTTGTTCTTCTAAGTGACAAACTTTAATGGCACTTGTAATTGATTCTTCcacaaagtaaatattattcgtTATCCAATCTAATGCTAATATTGTTGGTTTACGTAAATATCGTACAAATTTTCTTGTATTGTTCGTCAAGAACACTTTGTATATTACatctaatttttcaattgaataataTAAGGCGTCTTCTTGTAATGAATATTCTAATCCAGTTATTGGCGGTGTGTCTTCGTAAACTAATTGATGTAATTCTTTTTTGTGTGGGATCAATTTTCGTATTTCTGCATCGGAAGTGAATATAAGTGACATTGATGCACCCCTAGCTTTGCAACCACTTCCATCAAgtctaaaacaatttaaatattgaaatgttgaatggatttgaattgGACAGaagaggaaattaaaatttctttcgatTCATTTCGATTCATTATCTGATATGATTGAATCggaaacataattttcaattcatcTGAAAACAATGGGATTTTACTGGGAATCCTGGACCGATGTTCAATCTAGATTAATGATGTGAATCTTTTAAGTCttggttaaaataatttttgaattcattgTACTGAAAGACTACTTTACCTCAATTGATACTGTGAATAACAACTGCATCGATATGTATCTTCATATTCTTCACAATTTTGGGCACAGACTGGTGGATAAATTGCGCATTCATTGatattttcacatgttttaGCATCGCCATTTAATTTGAAGCCCGATAAACAATCGCATTTTGATCCAGATGGTGTTTTAATACAAATCTGTTGACAAGGATGGGAAGTACAcgcattttctaaaaattaaaattttataacgatTTAGATAGCCACTCTATATAGAGgtttaaaatacatttcaatcGAGCTAAAAATCGATCATAGTATTGGCTGCTTTATTGCAGGTTGAAATCAATTAGTGTTCAGATATGATTTGGGACACTTGGGTTGGCTTGTGTAACTGCAGAGTTTTTTTAACAAGTAGGTTTGCGTgccgaaaaaatttaaaatcaataatgaagGCTTTTGGTTTAAAAGTATGTATTCTGTTATTTTAGATTGTATTTGTTAGGTTTTTGATAACGCTGCCCATTAGTGTGGACCCCCGAGATGGAAACGGAATCGCACTGACTTGATAAAGTCAAATATCTTAATTAGCAGTTctaaaaattccttaaaaaatacTGTGCCTTAAAACCAATAGCCTTAAATCACACATTTAAATATAGAACGATTATATAACAGCTTTTAATAACTTGATTTATCAGATTGAATTTGAATTGAGCATTGTGCTTCAATTGAGGTACATCCATGaccaaaattatttacacaCTAATGGTATAACAttatcttttcaaaattaagcCAAAACAACTGTTATTATCAGATTCTTATGTGttttcattgttattttttatattaaagcttaaatttctaaaacaaacaTCCGAAATGAAGTATGAATAAAAACTTTACCGCAGTTTCCTCCTTCATCGGATTCATCTTCACAATCATTTTCTTTGTTACAAACAAATTTCCATTCAATACATTGTCCCGATTTGCAACGAAAACCATTTGTAcagggaatttttttatatgcagtTATATTGAATTTCATTGAGGAACCATCTTGATTTTTGTTCATTGGCCTATtcatataattacataaatcatAGTTTTCATCAGATTTATCACCACAATCGTCGGTTTTGTCACAAGCCCACGATTCTTGTATACACTTTccatttttacatttgaattcATCTTTTTGACAATCTGTATCACTACAGTTCTCTTCATCTTCTCCTTGGGGGCAATCGGATATTCCGTTACATCTAATAATAGAAAATGAAGATATTTGAAACTCGAAAACGAATTGTTATGTTATCataccaaattttgttaaaataacgCTATCCATTCTAAAGTTATGGaagaaaaacgatttaaaaattgcaaaatcaagaGCGCCAAAATGGATAAACTTTTACTAGGGCAAGTTTAgctaaatcgacttattttgacCTAAGCTGGATATGGTAGAGCGTTGTAAGGACCTTTTACGGACACCTTGTATAAAATCTATCTATCCTGTCCAAACGGAGTAAAAAACGACTGCTTTTTGGGGGAACTATTAGTTCCTGATATGAAGAAACGTAAATTGTATTTACCTATCATCTTCGGGTACGCATACAGTCATATTAGAAGTGCATGCAAATTCATCATCGTTGCAAATTAATGCTTGTATATCTGATATATCTGTTTCTCTATTCGATACTTCACAATTCATCTCGTCTGAATTATCCAAACAATCATCTTCATTGTtacatgttaaatttttatctatgcaCCGACCATTTTCGcaggtaaataaatttatatcacaTTGATGTACTTCTATTAAAAAGAGAAAGATATTATATAACTAACTATACACTTTTCCCTCTCTCTTGAATGGTTCCATTTCAAAAGCAAATCACCATATAGttaactagctgttacccgcccgctttgcgtggcgtaaaatatacccgctttgctgggcaacatccccacttgcacccctccctccacatttcctcgcgttggataacatttttgtaatgtacacgtcatgctcttttatttgataccccacttaggtatatttgtaaatattcgatatttccttcccactttctcgctacacctttctaccctccgaaggttaaaaaaatttctaaatgtaatttaaaacattctgaccaagttttgaactattaaaagccataatttaaaaatatgaattttttattcatgaacatccccgcaaccccccttgtgggtggaatttcgtaaaatccgttcttagctgacctctacttggcaaaaggaatattcctgccaaatttcaagtctctaggtcttatagttccagagatatcgtgatgagtgactatctatctatatagatctatagaaagtctcctatatatttatagaagaaaatttcaatcatgacagtattttaaaatttacaaggaAGTTGACGTGACGTTCACTTTTTTGGCAATTACAAACTTACCGCAATTTTCTTCATCAGAAAGATCTGGACAGTCTGTACTTCCATCACAACGCCAGGAATCGGGAATACACTTTCCACTCGTAcatctaaaataaatacttgttATATCATATCTTattgtaagtaaaataaaaattttctgtcgCAAACTAGGAAAAATCAATCCATTTTATTTCAAGGGATcagcaaacaaataaattgcatgtttttcaaaatacaaaaattgaaaaccaatTCCAGCTGTCTAAGATgccatagaaaattttatcataaaaatcaaaCCTGAATTCTCGGATCTCGCATCCacgaaatttacaatatttttcatctgAACCATCACCGCAATTATCAGTCAAATCGCAAGTGACATCAAATGGAACACATTTTTTATTCTCACATTCAAATTGTTCGAAAGAACATCCTTCTTTTTGACTCGGATCACAGTTCGCTTCATCTGTTTTATCTAAACAGTCATAATGTGAATCACACCACTGATGTTCTGGAATGCATTGACCATTTTGacactaaaattataaaatgcataatgGTAGCtttctaaattaatatacaatctaAACAGTATAAGCACAAATTGTTGTACGATAAATTTGGCTAATATGAATTCTTTTAGTTACTTTCGGAACTATAGATTTTATCCTACGATATATGACGAAGGATATTTTACTGGTTATATTCTATAAGCGATTTGAAATTCCTGCAAACTAGGGCTAAGAATTGGTATTCAACGTACATAAGAAAGTGCTATTGTAAGCTATAGACTACAAGTcgatgctgaaatttttcgggtgtaatgacccaccaggaatcatgttgaaaaaaaatgctcctatatgtaaaaataagtttaagcaccatggcgtcatttatgcgcggtacaggtgtgagtatgaatgtcacaccccttgCTGTCTCACCCATGCACcaccaaatatgtacggcgttgctgggtATTAACATTGCATAGGTATTTTAAGTgcattacataaatgccgtacaaaAATAAGTTTGGTAATTTCTGtaccggaagttaaaaaaaaaaatgttatgtgtTTGTGGTCTACTAGTTAAGacttcaattattaaaatatgacaaaTAATCTTTAATTTGATAAGAAACTTTCCAAGCTTGTAACTTTGAAAATGTGATTCTCACAAGGAAAATGAATACGAGCTTCTTAGAAATTTAGTccacacaaattttgtttaggGCTAAAATTTGCGCAGAAATAAGTAATCTCGAAGAATAGCTCTATTTAAGAAGCTCCTCTGAATACGACTCGCCTTCGACAGGTTAGAACTTTTACTATATTGTAATATAAGTACCACCaaccataataattttcaaaaatcccgGATAACTACTCCCCTCCTCATCATTTGTATAGCTTTAGTCAAGAGTACAATAATGTGGAATTTCACTATACCTGCTTTTCCCCAATGAAACATGTATGTTCACTTCGGCAATTTGATTCATCTTCTCCatataaacaatcttttttaccattacaaacaaattttgctgGAATACAAATTGATGTAGAAATACATTCATATTCAACACCGATTTTACATTGTTTTTGTTCAATGCAAGTACGATTATCAGGAGATAAAATGTTGTTTGATGGGCAGGTGCATATGGAATGATGATTCTGTGATACTAAGCAAATATCAGAACAATTTCCATTATTTTCAGTGCAAGGATGATAATGACCCGTTTTAACTCCAGAAAGAGTTACTAAATGTAAGAAGGAATCTTTTGGTATATCTgaaagacaaaatattttagttatgaTAAAAGAGTGGAGTTAAAACACAATATAATTGCAAGTAAAAAATAGATacctaaaacaattttctttactttatgattaatatttaatttgtctGACCAAAAAAGTTTACGAGATTTTGAATTCGACCAGAACAGATCATTGCCTAATATTACTAAATCAAAAGGGTTTGGTAAAAATGCTCGAAAACCATGACGATCATCACCTGTAATAGAAAAAccgtgaaaaaataaaattatatcttataAACTAAATCGGGAAGAATGCATCAATGAGTCTTGAATCCCGTTTCTAGGTAATTTACCTTCAACGGAAGTACTTTCAATGTTTCCAGTTTCAGAACAAGACCAAAATATACGCCTTAAGTGGTCATCATATAACagtttaattttagttccaacAAGTCCT from Chrysoperla carnea chromosome 2, inChrCarn1.1, whole genome shotgun sequence includes these protein-coding regions:
- the LOC123293198 gene encoding vitellogenin receptor translates to MNKIWSSPYKRGVVIFIMIIPFLTRVNCLSVFSDLSFFSTESECRDPDNEFMCRNKECIPNTNRCDGITQCPDASDELDCDKYLCKAPNWFRCETSKMCIESRFRCDNEIDCSDRSDEKNCKNNTSSVASLNCSADHWQCNNKACIPMYQVCDSTYDCLDHSDEIDGCTISLACDGFRCKNKRCIPSEWRCNKVDDCIDNSDEENCEKLINPQDCTIENELFLCKNGLDCIPFHEMCDNITQCSDHSDESSSCTDLNMRCSAHECSHDCIQTPNGPLCLCPKGYHEVAPKLCKDINECEIYGMCDQKCRNTEGSYECYCDNKYVLQADKKTCKAHGGEGQLFMSTKHEIRGLFLNSEVYYLIANKLKHVVGVTFDGDHIYWTDVHVDNEAIVKAEPDGSNRELLITSGLSAPEDLAIDWITGNIYFTDSELQHIGVCTNDGLHCTIIANKYISKPRGIVLHIVERNMYWTDWGETPEIARASMDGENDISFVSNNILWPNGLTIDVPNNRLYWIDAKKNTIESIKLDGTDRRIILGGIVRHPYSIAVFENRIYWTDWMEHALLSCDKFTGKNRTTLVTHNLGDIYGIHIYHSALFPKVENLCAYSECSHICMLSSVSGYKCACPPNHELNNDKHTCRAISKKHVMAVGTGNLLFKIQHQALGKHNIKMITNRLVNITALAYDSISGQIIVSTQSNEKSTIYTVTEDGNKINQLIHEDIENIEGMDFDYFGNNLYWCDSGRKSVDVFSMETRKRKPLLIDLKGDTPLDVALIPDLGIMYVAFRNQENIYIDRMLMDGTGERIHVITTGLVGTKIKLLYDDHLRRIFWSCSETGNIESTSVEGDDRHGFRAFLPNPFDLVILGNDLFWSNSKSRKLFWSDKLNINHKVKKIVLDIPKDSFLHLVTLSGVKTGHYHPCTENNGNCSDICLVSQNHHSICTCPSNNILSPDNRTCIEQKQCKIGVEYECISTSICIPAKFVCNGKKDCLYGEDESNCRSEHTCFIGEKQCQNGQCIPEHQWCDSHYDCLDKTDEANCDPSQKEGCSFEQFECENKKCVPFDVTCDLTDNCGDGSDEKYCKFRGCEIREFRCTSGKCIPDSWRCDGSTDCPDLSDEENCEVHQCDINLFTCENGRCIDKNLTCNNEDDCLDNSDEMNCEVSNRETDISDIQALICNDDEFACTSNMTVCVPEDDRCNGISDCPQGEDEENCSDTDCQKDEFKCKNGKCIQESWACDKTDDCGDKSDENYDLCNYMNRPMNKNQDGSSMKFNITAYKKIPCTNGFRCKSGQCIEWKFVCNKENDCEDESDEGGNCENACTSHPCQQICIKTPSGSKCDCLSGFKLNGDAKTCENINECAIYPPVCAQNCEEYEDTYRCSCYSQYQLRLDGSGCKARGASMSLIFTSDAEIRKLIPHKKELHQLVYEDTPPITGLEYSLQEDALYYSIEKLDVIYKVFLTNNTRKFVRYLRKPTILALDWITNNIYFVEESITSAIKVCHLEEQKCAKLITLDTETVSALAIDAVNKYIFYATTFWWLYNTPKSVLYKVNLDGTHTQELAHKNLEFITGITYDIYKKKVYYVDQSTSKIERINYDGSARELVWSASNITHSSNLHPYGLNLFEDHLFFMTPNGILKKCKLYGNLQCEDIRLHRNTINHFVIAQDSRQFNLPNVCVGHNCSYLCIQSEVGIKCVCENGNVIQENEMCDPSTRTGSSWEVHDDHDEIIHTQISHQSSLKGHSPVVTGVIITFAILAMGVCGFYYYHKRRYAGSFSPGSFVQFQYSNPVYNLQTVAVEKECSTDLPKNINNNISTSIHQPNSNTHEFYNPMENHQQTEVTFDTKSEECIIKK